One part of the Hydra vulgaris chromosome 01, alternate assembly HydraT2T_AEP genome encodes these proteins:
- the LOC136074378 gene encoding uncharacterized protein LOC136074378, whose product MIIVDNKRICDPRDIAHEFNKLFIDIGPKLANKIPFTKAKFNDFLVQMDNYNGSNEIYSKLSFQEFESNIVIEYFEQLKDILFKVYGASIHQGVFPNRLKIAKVTPILKEGDQKNISNYRPISVLCTFSKILERIMKNYFLSNNLLYVNQFGFKISNSTEHAVIQFVREISNSFEKSKYTLVAVGKKKDLSPRKRGQIKVLLRNTELTQCQIALKCGVTQSIVSSIKKNMQHGSTGTPKRKGKCGRKRISSQQDD is encoded by the exons ATGATTATTGTTGATAACAAACGTATATGTGATCCAAGAGATATAGCTCATgagtttaacaaactttttattgacaTCGGTCCTaaactagcaaataaaattccttttacCAAAGCAAAGTTTAACGATTTTTTAGTACAGATGGATAATTACAATGGTTCCAACGAAATATACTCAAAACTATCTTTTCAAGAATTTGAAAGTAATATAGTTATAGAatattttgaacaattaaaagatattctttttaaagtatatGGCGCATCTATCCATCAAGGAGTATTTCCTAACcgattaaaaattgcaaaagttacCCCTATTTTAAAAGAGGGAGatcaaaaaaatatcagtaattatcgTCCTATTTCCGTCCTAtgcacattttcaaaaatactagaacgcattatgaaaaattattttctttctaataatttgttatacgtcaaccaatttggttttaaaattagcaATTCTACGGAACATGCAGTTATCCAATTTGTACgtgaaatttcaaattcttttgaaaaatctaaatataCTTTAG taGCAGtggggaaaaaaaaagatttatctcCCCGTAAAAGGGGTCAGATTAAAGTTCTCTTGAGGAATACAGAGCTTACTCAATGTCAGATAGCTTTAAAATGTGGTGTGACTCAGAGCATCGTGTCAAGCATAAAAAAGAACATGCAGCATGGCTCAACTGGTACTCCAAAACGTAAAGGAAAATGCGGAAGAAAGCGGATATCATCACAACAAGATGATTGA